The Aequorivita sublithincola DSM 14238 genome window below encodes:
- a CDS encoding geranylgeranylglycerol-phosphate geranylgeranyltransferase produces the protein MLNRKQKLFLLKFFSLFSVVRGYNILIIVIAQYLTSIYILAPDLLVRRVLFDVNLLMLVLASSSAIASGYIINSFYDSEKDLINRPRKTMLDRLVSQRTKLSAYFVLNFLSVVFASYVSFKAVLFFSIYIFFLWFYSHKLKKYPFIGNITAAILAVIPFFAIFVHYGNFDIVIFVHATFLFLLIAMRELVKDLENIKGDLTHGYNTIPVVYGEKYSKEMLTVLSILTLAPIILLITKFKQEIGYMDYYFYASIAGLAVFLTVLWYSKNKIHYMVLHNILKFAIVIGVFSIVLIHVNLLLHRFL, from the coding sequence ATGCTGAACCGAAAACAAAAACTCTTCCTCTTAAAGTTTTTTAGCCTGTTTTCTGTGGTTCGTGGCTACAATATTCTAATTATTGTAATCGCACAATATCTTACCAGTATTTACATTTTGGCGCCAGACTTGCTTGTTCGCCGTGTTTTGTTTGATGTGAATTTATTGATGTTGGTCTTAGCGTCATCTTCAGCAATTGCGAGTGGTTACATTATAAACAGTTTTTACGACAGCGAAAAAGATTTAATAAATCGTCCACGGAAGACAATGTTGGATAGACTTGTAAGCCAGCGTACCAAGCTCTCGGCATATTTTGTACTCAACTTTTTGTCGGTCGTTTTTGCGAGTTATGTTTCGTTTAAAGCGGTATTGTTTTTCTCTATTTATATTTTTTTTCTATGGTTTTATTCCCACAAACTAAAGAAATATCCTTTCATAGGTAACATAACAGCGGCCATTCTTGCTGTAATTCCGTTTTTTGCAATTTTTGTGCATTACGGTAATTTTGACATCGTGATTTTCGTGCACGCCACTTTTCTTTTTTTATTGATTGCTATGCGCGAATTAGTAAAAGACCTTGAAAATATAAAAGGAGATTTAACCCACGGTTACAATACCATTCCAGTGGTTTATGGCGAGAAATATTCAAAAGAAATGCTTACAGTTTTAAGCATTTTAACCCTTGCGCCAATCATTTTACTCATCACAAAGTTTAAGCAAGAAATAGGATATATGGATTATTATTTTTACGCAAGTATCGCCGGGTTGGCTGTGTTTCTTACTGTTTTATGGTATTCAAAAAACAAAATTCATTATATGGTTTTACACAATATTTTGAAGTTTGCCATTGTTATTGGTGTTTTCAGTATTGTACTAATTCACGTAAATTTATTGCTTCACCGATTTTTATAA